Proteins from a genomic interval of Acetobacterium woodii DSM 1030:
- a CDS encoding (2Fe-2S) ferredoxin domain-containing protein translates to MKIIKICVGSSCHVNGSYKVVRAFNQIIKERELENDIELVGSFCMGKCTEGVAVECDDIIYGVSLENVEEVFEKIWEENN, encoded by the coding sequence ATGAAGATAATAAAAATATGTGTTGGCAGTTCGTGTCATGTTAATGGATCATATAAGGTGGTGCGGGCATTTAATCAAATCATCAAGGAACGGGAATTGGAGAATGATATCGAGTTAGTTGGATCATTTTGCATGGGAAAATGTACTGAGGGTGTCGCGGTTGAATGTGATGACATTATTTATGGAGTTTCACTTGAGAATGTAGAAGAAGTATTTGAAAAAATTTGGGAGGAAAACAATTGA
- a CDS encoding [Fe-Fe] hydrogenase large subunit C-terminal domain-containing protein codes for MSIINFSKEKCRNCYKCIRNCPVKAIKLKDKHAQIIQSMCIGCGICIATCPHNAKQIHSDVDTIKKWLKTETVVLSLSAVFPTAYYLDHPRQYLGLLRELGFTIIEETSIGAEAVAEAYTKEYDSDQKFVISSSCAGIKNLIEIYYPQYLSSLSRQVSPMIAHGKILRQKYPNAKIVYAGSCLAKKMEVNDADVRGIIDGVLTFDEIDVWMKEENIIPNKMPVQEFDAIGTNTGRLYPVIGGLAKNSVEKLDGSRKILRIDGVKDCMQFLDEMHQLDKKYWIEMNTCDEGCVNGPGNLHSALSKYEKVEMLQTYIDMNSKKPATENISDIETKRSFHKRPVHHLGEVPEAELEKILNQMSKFSERDELNCGTCGYETCRDKARAVYWNMAELDMCLPLISSKSEAISNLIITTTPNAIAVLDKKFRIIEFNDAAERLFNVKREEVMRYNFIDALDYNPFKKLNYNKAYLYTGKGHYERENRIFMEILTYIPEQELYMGIFIDITKQEKQEQDFQKMQEETLSMAQRVIDKQMRVAHEIAGLLGETTAETKVTLTKLQKVVASREVEI; via the coding sequence TTGAGTATTATCAATTTTTCAAAAGAAAAATGTCGAAATTGTTATAAGTGTATTCGAAATTGCCCAGTGAAAGCCATTAAGTTAAAGGATAAGCACGCTCAAATTATCCAATCGATGTGTATTGGCTGCGGCATTTGTATTGCAACCTGTCCCCACAATGCGAAACAAATTCATAGCGATGTTGATACCATCAAGAAATGGCTTAAAACTGAAACGGTGGTTTTAAGTTTATCCGCTGTTTTTCCAACCGCATATTATTTAGATCATCCGCGACAATATTTGGGACTCCTTCGAGAACTGGGTTTTACAATTATTGAAGAAACATCGATTGGGGCCGAGGCGGTGGCTGAGGCTTATACCAAAGAATATGATAGTGACCAAAAATTTGTTATCTCCTCATCTTGTGCGGGGATCAAAAATCTGATTGAAATTTATTATCCGCAATACTTATCGTCATTAAGTCGGCAAGTTTCGCCGATGATTGCTCATGGTAAAATTTTGCGTCAAAAATACCCGAATGCAAAAATTGTTTATGCCGGTTCATGTCTGGCCAAAAAAATGGAAGTTAACGATGCCGATGTTCGCGGGATCATTGATGGGGTCTTGACCTTTGACGAAATTGACGTATGGATGAAAGAAGAAAACATTATTCCGAACAAAATGCCGGTACAAGAGTTTGATGCAATCGGAACGAATACGGGTCGGCTTTATCCGGTAATTGGCGGGTTAGCTAAAAACAGCGTTGAAAAGTTAGATGGAAGTCGGAAAATTCTCAGAATCGATGGCGTTAAAGACTGCATGCAATTTTTAGATGAGATGCATCAACTGGACAAGAAATATTGGATCGAAATGAACACCTGTGATGAAGGTTGTGTTAATGGCCCCGGGAATTTACATAGTGCTCTTTCTAAATATGAAAAAGTAGAAATGTTACAGACCTATATTGATATGAACAGTAAAAAACCCGCCACTGAAAATATTTCCGACATTGAGACTAAACGTTCATTTCATAAGCGACCGGTTCATCATTTGGGTGAGGTTCCCGAAGCCGAATTGGAAAAAATACTCAATCAAATGTCTAAATTCAGCGAACGGGATGAACTAAATTGCGGTACTTGTGGTTATGAAACCTGTCGGGACAAAGCCAGAGCTGTTTATTGGAACATGGCGGAATTGGATATGTGTTTGCCGTTAATCTCCAGCAAAAGTGAAGCCATTTCAAATTTGATTATTACAACCACACCTAACGCCATTGCGGTATTGGATAAAAAATTTCGCATCATTGAATTTAATGATGCGGCGGAACGACTTTTTAATGTCAAACGTGAAGAGGTGATGCGCTACAATTTTATTGATGCCTTGGATTATAATCCGTTTAAGAAATTAAATTATAATAAAGCTTATCTTTATACCGGAAAAGGACATTATGAACGGGAAAACAGAATTTTTATGGAAATACTAACGTACATTCCTGAGCAGGAATTGTATATGGGTATTTTTATCGATATCACGAAGCAGGAAAAACAGGAGCAGGACTTTCAAAAAATGCAGGAAGAAACTTTGAGCATGGCGCAACGGGTCATCGATAAACAAATGCGGGTTGCGCATGAAATCGCCGGCTTACTGGGAGAAACGACGGCTGAAACGAAAGTGACCTTGACAAAATTGCAAAAGGTGGTTGCCAGTCGGGAGGTTGAAATTTAA
- a CDS encoding SpoIIE family protein phosphatase — protein MPLFMDIANDSVNKVHEELCGDNVEVRINDESVIVVLADGLGSGVKANILATLTSTIAATMLEEKMGIMDVLETLEATLPKCSVRKLAYSTFTIVQVFRNRTVCILEFDNPPLVFIRDGEIIELDRKEIQFQGKYVFETTMEIEKGDIMAFFSDGVIHAGIGNLLNFGWQWEEAADYVLARSYENKKAKDISMALVDTCYNLYGEEPGDDTTVAVIKVEERKYVTMFSGPPLDQEKDAEIKRLLKKGRGKKIVCGGTAANIVAREFGEEIVIDFNTMSDRVPPIGHIKGIDLVTEGVLTLQETVRLCDDYMNNRCGHEAFHEQNGASMLANMLINECTTIDLIMGNSINPAHQNPDFPEELTTKWRVTQKLIDRLRSFNKEVNIIYV, from the coding sequence ATGCCTTTATTTATGGATATTGCCAATGATAGTGTCAATAAGGTCCATGAGGAACTTTGTGGTGATAATGTTGAAGTTCGGATCAATGATGAAAGTGTCATTGTTGTTTTGGCTGACGGTCTGGGAAGTGGGGTGAAGGCGAATATTTTAGCGACTTTGACATCAACCATTGCCGCAACAATGCTGGAAGAAAAAATGGGCATTATGGATGTCTTAGAAACCCTGGAAGCGACGCTACCAAAATGCAGTGTTCGGAAGCTTGCTTATTCAACCTTTACGATTGTTCAGGTTTTTAGAAACCGGACAGTTTGCATTCTTGAATTCGATAATCCGCCACTGGTATTTATCCGTGATGGCGAGATTATCGAACTGGATCGGAAAGAAATTCAATTTCAGGGGAAATACGTTTTTGAGACGACCATGGAAATTGAAAAAGGCGATATCATGGCTTTTTTCAGTGATGGCGTCATTCATGCGGGGATTGGCAATCTCTTGAATTTTGGGTGGCAATGGGAAGAAGCGGCTGATTACGTGTTGGCGCGCTCTTATGAAAACAAAAAGGCCAAGGATATTTCGATGGCTTTGGTTGATACCTGTTATAACCTTTATGGTGAAGAACCAGGAGATGATACAACCGTAGCAGTGATTAAGGTTGAAGAACGAAAATACGTGACAATGTTTTCCGGTCCGCCTTTAGATCAGGAAAAAGATGCTGAAATCAAACGGCTGTTAAAAAAAGGCCGAGGTAAAAAAATTGTTTGCGGCGGTACCGCGGCAAACATCGTTGCCCGAGAATTTGGCGAAGAAATTGTCATTGATTTTAATACCATGTCTGATCGGGTGCCACCGATCGGCCATATAAAAGGGATTGATTTAGTAACCGAGGGGGTACTTACACTTCAGGAAACCGTTCGTCTCTGCGACGATTATATGAATAATCGCTGTGGCCATGAAGCTTTTCACGAGCAGAACGGAGCTTCGATGCTGGCCAATATGCTAATCAATGAATGTACGACGATTGATTTGATCATGGGGAATTCAATTAACCCGGCCCACCAAAATCCGGATTTTCCCGAAGAACTCACGACAAAATGGCGAGTAACCCAGAAACTTATCGACAGATTACGTTCTTTTAACAAGGAAGTTAATATTATTTACGTATAA
- the upp gene encoding uracil phosphoribosyltransferase encodes MQNVTIVDHPLVIHKLTHLRKMETPSREFRELVKELSSLMAWEVTKHFPLKEIDIETPICKTTQKVLAEKDVVIVPILRAGLGMVEGFTNIIPKAKIGHIGLYRDPETLQAVEYYKKLPSDIAEREAIIVDPMLATGVSVIHTIRLLKEANCPNIKVVHILACPEGLKAVTAAYPDIPIFCAAIDDHLNDHAYIVPGLGDAGDRLFGTK; translated from the coding sequence ATGCAAAATGTAACCATAGTGGATCATCCACTTGTCATCCACAAATTAACCCATCTTCGAAAGATGGAAACCCCTTCTCGTGAGTTTCGAGAACTGGTAAAAGAGCTTTCCAGTTTAATGGCCTGGGAAGTTACCAAACATTTTCCCCTTAAAGAAATTGACATTGAAACACCTATTTGTAAAACAACTCAAAAAGTATTAGCCGAAAAAGATGTCGTTATCGTCCCAATATTACGGGCAGGTCTGGGTATGGTTGAAGGTTTCACCAACATTATCCCCAAAGCCAAAATTGGTCACATCGGACTTTATCGCGATCCCGAAACCCTTCAGGCTGTCGAATATTATAAGAAATTACCTTCCGACATTGCTGAAAGAGAAGCTATTATTGTTGATCCAATGCTTGCCACCGGCGTTTCGGTGATCCATACTATTCGCCTTTTGAAAGAAGCCAATTGCCCTAATATTAAAGTTGTTCATATTCTTGCTTGTCCCGAAGGACTAAAAGCCGTCACCGCTGCCTACCCGGATATTCCTATTTTCTGTGCTGCTATCGATGATCATTTAAACGACCATGCTTACATTGTCCCCGGCTTAGGTGATGCCGGTGATCGACTTTTCGGAACAAAATAA
- the grxC gene encoding glutaredoxin 3, with protein sequence MKEIKLYTWAHCPYCRAAKQLLDDKGLKYTEIDIYNDAQTRRQLQEQTNHYTVPFVFIGETFIGGFSDLKEIEFSGKLDELL encoded by the coding sequence ATGAAAGAAATAAAATTATATACTTGGGCCCACTGTCCATATTGTAGAGCCGCAAAACAACTTTTAGATGATAAGGGTTTAAAGTATACGGAAATTGACATTTACAATGACGCTCAAACACGTCGTCAATTACAGGAACAGACCAATCATTACACCGTTCCATTTGTTTTTATTGGTGAGACATTTATCGGAGGTTTTTCTGATCTAAAAGAAATCGAGTTTAGTGGCAAACTTGATGAGTTATTATAA
- a CDS encoding YdbC family protein: protein MAITFKVVEEIGVLSELPSGWQKELNLVSWNERDPKYDLRDWNADHEKMRKGITLTTDELAQLRDILNGMEL, encoded by the coding sequence ATGGCAATTACGTTTAAAGTTGTAGAAGAAATTGGCGTCCTTAGTGAGCTGCCAAGCGGATGGCAGAAAGAGTTGAACTTAGTTAGTTGGAATGAACGGGATCCTAAATATGATCTAAGAGACTGGAACGCTGATCATGAAAAAATGCGTAAAGGAATTACATTGACAACCGATGAATTGGCGCAATTGCGGGATATCCTTAATGGTATGGAGTTATAA
- the mog gene encoding molybdopterin adenylyltransferase — protein sequence MYRTGIMTLSDKGSKGQREDKSGPMIQTMLSTTNLYQVVKTIILPDDLETIKKNLITWVDDDHLDLILTTGGTGFSQRDWTPEATIAVCERMTPGIPEAMRYHSLQITPKAMLSRSAAGIRKQTLIINLPGSPKAVKENLEAILPALDHGLEMLLSSGSANCAEPLK from the coding sequence ATGTATCGAACTGGTATCATGACCTTGAGCGATAAAGGCTCCAAAGGTCAACGCGAAGACAAAAGCGGTCCCATGATTCAAACAATGTTATCAACCACCAATCTTTATCAGGTCGTAAAAACAATTATTTTGCCCGATGATCTGGAAACCATCAAAAAAAATCTCATCACTTGGGTTGATGATGACCATCTCGATCTGATCCTGACGACCGGTGGCACCGGTTTTTCGCAACGGGACTGGACCCCTGAAGCAACCATTGCGGTCTGCGAGCGAATGACTCCGGGCATTCCTGAAGCTATGCGTTATCACAGTCTCCAGATCACTCCAAAAGCGATGCTCAGCCGAAGCGCCGCCGGGATTAGAAAACAGACCCTGATCATCAATCTTCCTGGCAGCCCTAAAGCGGTCAAAGAAAACCTGGAAGCCATTCTACCGGCTCTTGATCACGGTTTGGAGATGCTTTTGAGCTCCGGCTCGGCAAATTGTGCCGAACCACTTAAATAA
- a CDS encoding HesA/MoeB/ThiF family protein yields the protein MSRYERNFPAFSQEDFKLIQNASVCIVGCGGLGGYLIEMLARIGIGSLTMIDGDVFEESNQNRQIFSTEKNLGTSKAKAAATRVKLINKEINTTYHHAFLNEDNGALLIGNANLVIDALDNVSTRLIVQTLCKQKNIPLIHGAIGGWFAQITTVFPEDNTLSRLYAGEKEYDTKSLGNPSFTPALAASLQVSEALKVITGKTEILRNKLLYIDLISNDFFTFNI from the coding sequence ATGTCACGTTACGAACGCAATTTCCCGGCTTTTTCTCAAGAAGATTTTAAACTCATCCAAAACGCTTCCGTTTGTATTGTTGGTTGTGGCGGTTTGGGCGGTTATCTTATTGAAATGCTGGCTCGCATCGGGATTGGCTCACTGACAATGATTGACGGCGATGTTTTTGAAGAATCCAACCAAAATCGGCAAATTTTTTCGACCGAAAAAAATCTTGGCACTTCAAAAGCAAAAGCTGCGGCAACTCGCGTTAAACTGATCAATAAAGAAATTAATACCACTTACCACCATGCTTTTCTCAATGAAGACAATGGGGCGCTTCTGATCGGCAATGCTAATCTCGTTATTGATGCCCTTGATAACGTTTCCACTCGACTGATCGTCCAAACGTTATGCAAACAAAAAAACATCCCCTTGATTCACGGCGCTATCGGTGGCTGGTTTGCCCAAATAACCACTGTCTTCCCTGAAGATAACACCCTTTCCCGTCTTTATGCCGGAGAAAAAGAGTATGATACTAAATCTTTAGGCAATCCCTCCTTTACCCCGGCCCTAGCCGCTTCACTACAAGTTTCTGAGGCCCTAAAAGTAATTACCGGTAAAACCGAAATTCTACGCAACAAACTTTTGTATATTGATTTAATATCTAATGATTTTTTCACATTTAATATTTAA
- the moaA gene encoding GTP 3',8-cyclase MoaA translates to MKDHYGRKINYMRISITDLCNLRCVYCMPEEGVKKHPHQKNMSFEEIIDLIKAGVSLGVDKIRLTGGEPLVRHGIVDLVKQIGDIAGIKDLTMTTNGILLTKYAKELKAAGLNRVNISLDTFDAEKFHQITRWGHIEDVLSGIEAAKAVGMKPIKINTVLIKGFNDNEIETFVNYTKDEDVFVRFIELMPLGESSGFAENQYLSNNEVLKRMPQLTPVLDANKTGPAEYYQLPGAKGRVGLINPISKHFCSECNRIRITTDGKIKPCLHSDYEIDIIAHRKKGESYQQILLQAINEKPEKHHINDHEKQVLRNMNEIGG, encoded by the coding sequence GTGAAAGACCATTACGGAAGAAAAATCAATTACATGCGGATCTCCATAACAGACTTGTGTAATTTACGATGTGTTTATTGTATGCCGGAAGAAGGGGTAAAAAAACACCCCCATCAGAAAAATATGTCATTTGAAGAGATTATCGACTTAATAAAAGCTGGTGTTTCTTTGGGCGTTGATAAAATTAGATTAACGGGTGGCGAACCTTTGGTGCGTCATGGAATTGTTGATTTAGTCAAACAAATTGGTGATATCGCGGGTATAAAAGATTTAACCATGACGACCAATGGCATTTTATTGACCAAGTATGCCAAAGAATTAAAAGCAGCGGGTTTGAACCGCGTAAATATCAGCCTGGATACTTTTGATGCTGAAAAATTTCATCAGATCACCCGTTGGGGTCATATTGAAGATGTATTGTCGGGAATTGAAGCAGCGAAAGCCGTAGGGATGAAGCCGATTAAAATCAATACAGTGTTAATTAAAGGCTTTAATGATAATGAAATTGAAACCTTTGTGAATTATACCAAAGATGAAGATGTCTTTGTACGCTTTATTGAACTTATGCCATTAGGTGAATCAAGTGGTTTTGCCGAAAATCAGTATCTTTCCAATAATGAGGTATTAAAACGAATGCCCCAGTTAACCCCTGTTTTAGATGCCAATAAAACCGGGCCGGCGGAGTATTATCAATTGCCCGGGGCCAAAGGTCGGGTTGGTTTAATTAATCCGATCAGCAAACATTTTTGCAGTGAATGCAATCGCATTCGGATTACGACCGATGGTAAGATCAAACCTTGTCTTCATTCCGATTATGAGATTGATATTATCGCTCATCGGAAAAAAGGTGAATCGTATCAACAAATTTTGTTACAGGCAATTAACGAAAAACCGGAAAAACATCATATCAATGATCATGAAAAGCAAGTATTAAGAAATATGAATGAAATTGGAGGCTGA
- the moaC gene encoding cyclic pyranopterin monophosphate synthase MoaC, whose amino-acid sequence MENENLEFTHFNEAGRGKMVDVSEKKSNARVAIAKGAIAMKKETLQKIIDGQMKKGDVLGVAQIAGIMGVKRTADLIPMCHNIFISGSDINFEIDKENSRILIEATVKNTGQTGVEMEALTAVSVAALTIYDMCKAVDKEMTIESIYLAKKTGGKSGVFINPKCKEN is encoded by the coding sequence ATGGAAAATGAAAATTTAGAGTTTACCCATTTTAATGAAGCGGGTCGCGGGAAAATGGTGGATGTCTCAGAGAAAAAAAGTAATGCTCGGGTGGCAATTGCCAAAGGCGCCATTGCTATGAAAAAAGAAACCTTGCAAAAAATAATCGATGGACAGATGAAAAAAGGTGACGTGCTGGGGGTTGCCCAGATAGCTGGGATTATGGGGGTTAAGCGGACCGCGGATTTAATTCCAATGTGTCATAATATCTTTATTTCCGGCAGTGATATCAATTTTGAAATTGATAAAGAAAATTCGCGGATTTTAATTGAAGCAACGGTTAAAAATACTGGTCAAACCGGCGTCGAAATGGAAGCACTTACTGCTGTTTCGGTTGCTGCCTTAACCATTTATGATATGTGTAAGGCCGTGGATAAAGAAATGACGATTGAAAGTATTTATCTGGCCAAGAAAACCGGCGGTAAATCGGGTGTGTTTATCAATCCAAAATGTAAAGAAAATTAG
- a CDS encoding MOSC domain-containing protein, with amino-acid sequence MSGKVIAINSSEKKGEMKKPVSIGNFIKGHGLENDAHAGNWHRQVSLLGQESIDKMIDMGAAGLCAGNFAENITTEGICVYELPIGTKLKIGETTQEVTQIGKKCHAGCEIAQQVGDCVMPREGIFTIILEGGLIKAGDSIEIIE; translated from the coding sequence ATGAGCGGAAAAGTGATTGCCATTAATAGCAGTGAAAAAAAAGGTGAAATGAAAAAACCTGTTTCAATTGGAAATTTTATTAAAGGTCATGGGTTAGAAAATGATGCCCACGCCGGCAATTGGCATCGGCAAGTGAGTCTTCTGGGACAGGAAAGTATTGATAAAATGATTGACATGGGTGCAGCAGGTTTGTGTGCGGGCAATTTTGCTGAAAATATAACGACTGAAGGAATTTGTGTGTACGAACTCCCAATCGGAACGAAGTTAAAAATTGGTGAGACGACCCAGGAAGTGACACAAATAGGAAAAAAATGTCATGCTGGCTGTGAAATTGCCCAACAGGTTGGCGATTGTGTTATGCCCAGAGAAGGGATCTTTACCATTATATTGGAAGGTGGATTAATTAAAGCCGGTGACAGCATCGAAATTATTGAATGA
- a CDS encoding serine hydroxymethyltransferase: MYFEKVKVADPEIYELMEKELHRQQSHLELIASENFVSEAVMIAMGSHLTNKYAEGTPGHRFYGGCVHVDTIEQVAIDRAKALFGAEHANVQPHSGAQANTAVYMGILEPGDTVLGMRLDQGGHLTHGSPANLSGKYYNFISYGVDQETETINYDEIEKLIKEHHPKLVVVGASSYPRAIDFERISKMTKAAGCYLMVDMAHIAGLVAAGQHQSPVPYADFVTTTTHKTLRGPRGGIILCKKEYAKLIDKGVFPGTQGGPLEHMIAAKAVAFKEAATPEFKAYQEQVVKNAKVLAAALEKRGFRIVSGGTDNHLMLLDVSKVGLTGKEADETLGKVNITANKNAIPYDQESPFVTSGIRVGTPAITSRGLVEDDMEIVADAIEAALIKKDMELALEKVAFLTEKYPLYPGLMG; encoded by the coding sequence ATGTATTTTGAAAAAGTAAAAGTTGCAGATCCTGAGATTTATGAACTCATGGAAAAGGAATTGCATCGACAACAAAGTCATTTAGAGCTGATTGCCTCTGAAAACTTTGTATCTGAAGCGGTAATGATTGCGATGGGCAGCCATTTAACAAATAAATATGCCGAAGGTACCCCGGGACATCGTTTTTATGGAGGCTGTGTTCATGTTGATACCATTGAACAGGTGGCGATTGATCGCGCTAAGGCTTTATTTGGTGCCGAACATGCCAATGTTCAGCCACATTCTGGGGCTCAGGCGAATACTGCTGTATACATGGGGATCCTGGAACCTGGCGATACCGTTTTAGGGATGCGTTTGGATCAGGGGGGACATTTAACCCATGGTAGCCCAGCTAATTTGTCGGGAAAATATTATAATTTCATATCGTATGGTGTCGATCAGGAAACCGAAACCATAAATTATGATGAAATAGAAAAACTAATTAAAGAACACCATCCTAAATTGGTAGTAGTTGGGGCCAGCTCTTATCCCCGCGCCATTGATTTTGAACGCATTTCAAAGATGACGAAGGCCGCGGGTTGTTATTTGATGGTTGATATGGCCCATATTGCCGGTCTTGTGGCCGCCGGGCAACATCAAAGCCCGGTACCGTATGCCGATTTTGTCACGACAACAACGCATAAGACATTGAGAGGCCCAAGAGGGGGCATTATTTTGTGTAAAAAAGAATATGCCAAACTGATCGACAAGGGTGTCTTTCCCGGTACGCAGGGGGGACCGTTGGAGCATATGATCGCCGCTAAGGCTGTGGCTTTTAAAGAAGCTGCGACACCAGAGTTTAAAGCTTATCAGGAGCAAGTTGTAAAAAATGCCAAAGTATTGGCGGCAGCGCTTGAAAAAAGAGGGTTTCGAATTGTTTCCGGCGGAACCGATAATCATCTGATGCTTTTGGATGTGAGCAAGGTTGGATTAACTGGAAAAGAAGCCGATGAAACCTTGGGAAAAGTAAATATTACGGCAAATAAAAATGCCATCCCTTATGATCAGGAAAGCCCTTTTGTTACGAGTGGGATCAGGGTCGGGACGCCGGCGATTACGTCGCGGGGATTGGTAGAAGATGACATGGAAATTGTTGCTGATGCCATTGAAGCCGCTTTGATTAAAAAAGACATGGAATTAGCACTTGAAAAAGTAGCTTTTTTAACTGAAAAATATCCTTTGTATCCGGGATTAATGGGATAA
- a CDS encoding DUF1294 domain-containing protein, with product MNNFIIGIIVYVVSINLITFTLFGNDKRRSQKGGWRISEKTLLGLCVIGGAVGGFLGMRVFHHKTKHFQFFLGIPIIFILQVGIIIFLLVRRIY from the coding sequence ATGAATAATTTTATTATTGGCATTATCGTGTACGTTGTAAGCATTAATCTCATTACTTTTACGCTGTTTGGAAATGACAAAAGACGTTCACAAAAGGGCGGTTGGCGGATTTCCGAGAAAACTCTATTGGGGTTATGTGTTATTGGCGGAGCGGTTGGTGGTTTTTTGGGAATGCGGGTTTTTCACCACAAAACGAAACACTTCCAATTTTTTTTAGGGATACCGATTATTTTTATTTTACAAGTGGGAATCATCATTTTTCTTTTAGTTAGAAGAATTTATTAG
- a CDS encoding tyrosine-type recombinase/integrase encodes MAINNTAVQIIKAQKKRQAEYKLLTGNAFYNEHCFVFTEDNGDPCGKKAVYSNLKRIVNGTDFEKLRVHDLRHTYAVLSIQAGIDIKTVQESLGHHSAAFTLDQYAFVTDGMRRSGAEKFEKYVNLYVK; translated from the coding sequence TTGGCAATTAACAATACAGCAGTACAGATCATTAAAGCCCAAAAGAAACGACAAGCAGAATATAAATTACTGACAGGAAACGCTTTTTATAATGAACACTGTTTTGTATTTACAGAAGACAACGGCGATCCTTGTGGTAAGAAAGCAGTTTATAGCAATCTAAAAAGAATTGTCAATGGAACGGACTTTGAAAAGCTTCGGGTTCATGATCTCAGACACACCTATGCGGTTCTATCTATCCAGGCTGGAATTGATATAAAAACGGTACAGGAGAGTTTAGGCCACCACTCTGCAGCCTTTACTCTAGACCAGTATGCATTCGTAACCGATGGAATGAGGCGATCAGGAGCGGAAAAATTTGAAAAATATGTCAATTTATATGTCAAATGA